The region AACAACCCCGATGCCGGCGTAAAACAACGGGCCATGGACTATGGAGTGCCCCACCGATTACTCAACCATCGAGACTATGCCAGTCGAGAAGCCCTGGATGAAGACATTGTGGAGCATTTTCGCCAAGCAGGGGTGGAATGGGTGATCATGGCCGGTTGGATGCGAATTGTGACCCCAGTATTGTTGGATGCTTTTAGCCAGCGGGTGTTGAATATTCACCCTAGTTTATTGCCCAATTTTCGGGGTGTGCGGGCCGTGGAACAGGCCCTGGCGGCGGGGGTAAAAGTGAGTGGTTGCACAGTACATTACGCCGAAGCAACGGTGGACAGTGGTCCCATTGTGGCCCAGGCAGTGGTACCGATTTTGCCCGATGACACGAGGGAGACTCTCCATCAACGTATTCAAGTCCAAGAACATCGCCTCTTTTCCCTGGCGATCGCCCTTGCCGCCCAGCCAAGCCCATGACTGCTCCCTATTTTTCCCTCAGCCAAGGCCATCTGCAATTGTTAAGTATTTGTCCGCCCCAATTTCAACGGCGTTATTGGGAACAGTTGGGCAGTTTACTCGAACCCCAGCGCCAGGCTAAAACGGAATGGGGGCAAAATTTCCACCAACTGGTTCAACAATGGACTTTGGGTTTACCTTTGGAAACCTTAGCGACCTCCAACCTCGACCCCCAGGAAGTAAATCTATTAGGTTCCCTAAAAAATTTAATTGCCACAGTGCCGGCGCTCTACCTCCCCCCGAGCCAAAGGCAAGCTGAACATCAACGAACCTTAGCCAGGGACGACGTTTTATTGACAGTGGTCTATGACCTGTTGGTGCTCACCCCAGAGCAGGGGCAGATTTTTGATTGGAAAACCTATCCCCAGCCCCCCAAACCGGAAAAACTTCACCACCATTGGCAGACTAAGCTTTACCT is a window of Synechocystis sp. PCC 7338 DNA encoding:
- the purN gene encoding phosphoribosylglycinamide formyltransferase is translated as MSAMPDLSDNLSFISPPIALEDIPQPRCLSLGVMASGSGSNFAAIARAIKEGNLNAAVKLVIYNNPDAGVKQRAMDYGVPHRLLNHRDYASREALDEDIVEHFRQAGVEWVIMAGWMRIVTPVLLDAFSQRVLNIHPSLLPNFRGVRAVEQALAAGVKVSGCTVHYAEATVDSGPIVAQAVVPILPDDTRETLHQRIQVQEHRLFSLAIALAAQPSP
- a CDS encoding PD-(D/E)XK nuclease family protein, giving the protein MTAPYFSLSQGHLQLLSICPPQFQRRYWEQLGSLLEPQRQAKTEWGQNFHQLVQQWTLGLPLETLATSNLDPQEVNLLGSLKNLIATVPALYLPPSQRQAEHQRTLARDDVLLTVVYDLLVLTPEQGQIFDWKTYPQPPKPEKLHHHWQTKLYLYVLAATSAYAPEQLSMTYWFVQSPDKIQHYTIAYNEAQHRATERELTDLLQQFRQGLAAWHRNRTPLPHRHNCDRCPYHDQFFPPD